Proteins from a genomic interval of Solidesulfovibrio sp.:
- a CDS encoding ion channel codes for MSLRAILGAIGLAVSLPFLVYLVYLSQAKSTSPDQIIFLAFAFSITFPTLILLSLVLFRSLVILAVSLPVYAVCVIAGYARTFMAFQIVCNGKITESFKDCLYFSVSLFTNTGCADCAPTPQLRLLAASEAFFGYLSLGVFTACLIVILVRLITTDKLRP; via the coding sequence ATGAGCCTGCGCGCCATCCTGGGGGCCATCGGCCTGGCCGTTTCGCTGCCCTTCCTGGTCTACCTGGTCTATCTGAGCCAGGCCAAGTCCACGAGCCCGGACCAGATCATCTTCCTGGCCTTCGCCTTTTCCATCACCTTTCCCACGCTCATCCTGCTGTCGCTGGTGCTGTTTCGCAGCCTGGTCATCCTGGCCGTGTCGCTGCCGGTCTACGCCGTGTGCGTCATCGCCGGCTATGCTCGGACGTTTATGGCCTTCCAGATCGTGTGCAACGGCAAGATCACGGAATCCTTCAAGGATTGCCTCTATTTCAGCGTGTCGCTTTTCACCAACACCGGCTGCGCCGATTGCGCCCCAACGCCCCAGTTGCGCCTGCTGGCCGCCTCGGAAGCCTTTTTCGGCTACCTGTCCCTGGGCGTGTTCACCGCCTGCCTCATCGTCATCCTGGTGCGCCTTATTACCACCGACAAGCTGCGGCCGTAA
- a CDS encoding OsmC family protein: protein MITCASLDTPYQVSFSNAAFAATCDASPDKGGAGQGFRPHELLEAALGSCTAMVVRMYADNHGIPLAGVTVRVSLDRNHPDGPAFVCAIELAGELTDEQRRKLLRAAKACPVRRTLSRKLVFVEGAGS, encoded by the coding sequence ATGATCACCTGCGCCAGCCTGGACACGCCGTACCAAGTCTCCTTCTCCAACGCGGCGTTTGCCGCCACCTGCGACGCCAGCCCGGACAAGGGCGGCGCGGGACAGGGCTTTCGGCCCCACGAGCTGCTGGAGGCGGCCCTGGGCAGCTGCACGGCCATGGTCGTGCGCATGTACGCCGACAACCACGGCATTCCCCTGGCGGGGGTGACGGTGCGCGTGTCCCTGGACCGCAACCATCCCGATGGCCCGGCCTTTGTCTGCGCCATCGAACTGGCGGGCGAACTGACCGACGAGCAGCGCCGGAAGCTTCTGCGCGCGGCCAAGGCCTGTCCGGTGCGGCGCACCCTGTCGCGCAAGCTCGTGTTCGTGGAAGGCGCGGGAAGCTAG
- a CDS encoding pitrilysin family protein has product MRWRFFCAAVAAFCILTAGAALAAEPPKVVVLPNGLTVMVMEDERFPLVSVRLFVHAGSGYEAPSQAGLSHLLEHMVFKSTAKRPAGQVASDIESAGGELNASTSFDSTVYRVDLPSDRWQLGLDVIGDMIFGAKFAPEELDSERQVVLSELARGKDNPDNRLFQMTQAMAWPGNAYGWPVIGFKETVSGFTAEDLRQYVREHYQPQSMLLVVTGKVKVDDVVRQATALFGDLANDRILVPPAPYAPAHGPAKPEITVEYGPWNKVRLQIAFPTAGVRGADEAGLEVLAQLLAGDETSRLYRTFKYDKKLVDDVSCSSLTLERSGLFLVSATLDAKNVAAFWQGLLAELARLKGTSFTDREIARVRLGIEDGLYQAKETLPGLAMKAGFFRFHGYDPDGEANYLRSVRLVDQKALDAIIEATLRPERMLTAVLAPKEAEGAVTEASLAAMAAKAWPGPKDAAAQAAAKDGGAAAAPEVVDLGGGHRLVLLPDTTLPYVAVSLAYNGGDALLAKDKQGLAELAAQSLTTGTAKLSANALEDFLADRAANLSAASGRDSFSVAAKFPSRFQKDLYGLMADVLLTPAFLKAEVEREVADQLAAIKDKEDQPMALAFRKLFPFLFSDTAYAYTRLGDPATVKAFTAKDVAGFWADQRAMPWVLAVCGDFDATAVRALADKLAKAAGPAKPFAFPTPQWGAKREDAVSLAGRNQSHLFLVFPVPGLTSPDTPGLELVNEVLAGQSGLLFSRLRDGESLGYSVTSFLWQSDTAGFLAFYIGTSPDKDAAALEGFKRVAGDLRQTALPDELMLRAKNAMTGDYYRERQALAARSDEAAKALSLGLPLDHDRQVVEAAQTLSPEALRDLAAKYLRPEAAYVFKVEP; this is encoded by the coding sequence ATGCGTTGGCGATTTTTTTGCGCCGCCGTGGCGGCGTTTTGCATCCTTACGGCCGGTGCGGCCCTGGCCGCCGAGCCGCCCAAGGTCGTGGTCCTGCCCAACGGGCTGACCGTCATGGTCATGGAGGACGAGCGCTTCCCCCTGGTCTCGGTGCGCCTGTTCGTGCATGCCGGCTCGGGCTACGAGGCCCCGAGCCAGGCGGGCTTAAGCCACCTGCTCGAACACATGGTCTTCAAATCCACGGCCAAGCGCCCGGCCGGCCAGGTGGCCTCGGACATCGAAAGCGCCGGCGGCGAACTCAACGCCTCCACCAGCTTCGACAGCACGGTCTACCGGGTGGATCTGCCCTCCGACCGCTGGCAGCTCGGCCTCGACGTCATCGGAGACATGATCTTCGGGGCCAAGTTCGCCCCGGAGGAGCTCGACAGCGAGCGCCAGGTCGTGCTGTCCGAGTTGGCCCGGGGCAAGGACAACCCCGACAACCGCCTCTTCCAGATGACCCAGGCCATGGCCTGGCCGGGCAACGCCTACGGCTGGCCGGTCATCGGTTTCAAGGAAACGGTTTCGGGCTTTACGGCCGAGGACCTGCGCCAGTACGTGCGCGAGCACTACCAGCCCCAGTCCATGCTCCTGGTCGTGACCGGCAAGGTCAAGGTCGACGACGTGGTGCGCCAGGCCACGGCCCTTTTCGGCGACCTGGCCAACGACCGCATCCTCGTGCCGCCGGCGCCCTATGCCCCGGCCCACGGCCCGGCCAAGCCCGAAATCACGGTGGAATACGGCCCCTGGAACAAGGTGCGGCTACAGATCGCCTTCCCCACGGCCGGGGTGCGCGGCGCCGACGAAGCCGGCCTGGAAGTCCTGGCCCAGCTTTTGGCCGGCGACGAGACGAGCCGGCTCTACCGGACCTTCAAGTACGACAAGAAGCTCGTGGACGACGTGTCCTGCTCGTCGCTGACCCTGGAGCGCTCCGGGCTGTTCCTGGTCAGCGCCACCCTCGACGCCAAAAACGTCGCCGCCTTCTGGCAGGGGCTGCTGGCCGAGCTGGCCCGGCTCAAGGGCACGTCGTTTACCGACCGCGAGATCGCGCGCGTGCGCCTGGGCATCGAGGACGGCCTGTACCAGGCCAAGGAGACGTTGCCCGGGCTGGCCATGAAGGCCGGCTTTTTCCGTTTCCACGGCTACGACCCCGACGGCGAGGCCAACTACCTGCGTTCCGTGCGCCTTGTCGACCAGAAGGCCCTGGACGCCATTATCGAGGCCACGCTGCGCCCCGAGCGCATGTTGACCGCGGTCCTGGCCCCCAAGGAGGCCGAGGGGGCCGTCACCGAGGCCTCCCTGGCCGCGATGGCGGCCAAGGCCTGGCCCGGCCCCAAGGACGCGGCCGCCCAGGCCGCGGCCAAGGACGGCGGCGCGGCCGCCGCGCCCGAGGTGGTTGACCTCGGCGGCGGCCACAGGCTGGTCCTTTTGCCCGACACGACCCTGCCCTACGTGGCCGTGTCCCTGGCCTACAACGGCGGCGACGCGCTGCTGGCCAAGGACAAACAGGGCCTGGCCGAACTGGCCGCCCAGAGCCTGACCACGGGCACGGCCAAGCTCTCGGCCAACGCCCTGGAAGACTTCCTGGCCGACCGGGCGGCCAATCTGTCGGCCGCTTCGGGCCGGGATTCCTTCAGCGTGGCGGCGAAATTCCCCAGCCGCTTCCAGAAGGACCTCTATGGCCTCATGGCCGACGTGCTGCTCACGCCGGCCTTCCTCAAGGCCGAGGTGGAACGGGAGGTGGCCGACCAGCTGGCCGCCATCAAGGACAAGGAGGACCAGCCCATGGCCCTGGCCTTCCGCAAGCTCTTCCCGTTCCTGTTCAGCGATACCGCCTATGCCTACACCCGCCTGGGCGACCCGGCCACGGTCAAGGCCTTCACGGCCAAGGATGTCGCCGGCTTCTGGGCCGACCAGCGGGCCATGCCCTGGGTGCTGGCCGTGTGCGGCGATTTCGACGCCACGGCCGTGCGCGCCCTGGCCGACAAGCTGGCCAAGGCCGCCGGCCCGGCCAAGCCGTTTGCCTTCCCCACGCCCCAATGGGGCGCCAAGCGCGAGGACGCGGTCAGCCTGGCCGGGCGCAACCAGAGCCACCTGTTCCTGGTCTTCCCCGTGCCCGGCCTGACCTCGCCCGACACGCCGGGCCTGGAACTCGTCAACGAAGTCCTGGCCGGCCAGAGCGGGCTGCTGTTCTCGCGCCTGCGCGACGGCGAGAGCCTGGGCTATTCCGTGACCTCCTTTCTGTGGCAGTCGGACACGGCCGGTTTCCTGGCCTTTTACATCGGCACCTCGCCGGACAAGGACGCCGCCGCCCTGGAAGGCTTCAAACGCGTCGCCGGCGACCTGCGCCAGACGGCGCTGCCCGACGAGCTGATGCTGCGAGCCAAAAACGCCATGACCGGCGACTACTACCGCGAACGCCAGGCCCTGGCCGCCCGCAGCGACGAGGCGGCCAAGGCGCTGTCCCTGGGCCTGCCCCTGGATCATGACCGGCAGGTGGTGGAGGCGGCCCAGACGCTTTCCCCGGAGGCCCTGCGCGACCTGGCCGCGAAATACCTGCGCCCCGAGGCGGCCTACGTGTTCAAGGTCGAACCGTAA